One part of the Bacillus sp. FJAT-45350 genome encodes these proteins:
- a CDS encoding endospore germination permease — MTFSRIQILFVLLLFIGISNHVLIVPHLLGAAKRDAWLCVLISYGVLLLWIGVYSFIFSRNKQRQPLSTWIEFRAGKVVSKIIIFLFMAYIILIAFIAFFDFIVSVKIYFLPLTPTWVVVIPFLLLSIWAASTSIKTIVYTSALLLPIVWALGHFVAFSTMDGKDYSYLFPILADDEASISKGVVIILGGSVDLLLLFLLQQYFKKPVSYLYLFLLVTFLMGLVIGPTIGSITAFGPFVAADLRFPAFEQWRLVSIGEHISHVDALAVFQLISGAIIRVSLCFYLLPDVMKVQSIKVKRAIIILFATVLAVGMLIHISDIWIQTILINYFYPSVLLFGICVTLLLVIISYLPVKKGTHSA, encoded by the coding sequence ATGACTTTCTCTAGAATTCAAATACTCTTTGTACTTCTTTTGTTTATCGGAATTTCCAATCATGTGTTAATCGTTCCTCACCTACTAGGTGCGGCAAAGCGTGATGCTTGGTTATGTGTGTTAATAAGTTACGGCGTTCTTTTACTCTGGATAGGGGTTTATTCATTTATTTTTTCGCGGAATAAACAGAGACAACCTCTATCTACTTGGATTGAATTTAGAGCAGGTAAGGTAGTGTCAAAGATAATTATTTTTTTATTTATGGCGTATATCATCCTGATTGCCTTTATTGCATTTTTCGATTTTATAGTCTCTGTAAAAATATACTTTCTACCATTAACACCAACGTGGGTAGTTGTAATTCCTTTTCTTTTATTATCTATTTGGGCGGCTTCAACTAGTATAAAGACAATTGTCTATACATCTGCACTGCTATTACCTATTGTTTGGGCACTAGGTCATTTCGTTGCCTTTTCTACAATGGATGGAAAAGATTATTCCTATCTTTTCCCCATATTAGCTGACGACGAAGCATCTATTAGTAAAGGGGTTGTCATCATATTAGGGGGGAGTGTAGACCTTTTACTTCTTTTCTTGCTTCAGCAGTATTTTAAGAAACCGGTCTCATATTTGTATTTATTTCTTCTTGTCACATTTTTGATGGGGCTTGTAATTGGTCCTACGATCGGTTCAATAACAGCGTTTGGTCCATTTGTTGCAGCAGACTTACGATTCCCTGCGTTTGAACAATGGAGGTTAGTATCAATTGGAGAGCATATCTCCCATGTCGATGCTCTAGCAGTTTTTCAACTAATATCAGGAGCGATTATTAGGGTATCTTTATGTTTCTATTTGCTTCCAGATGTAATGAAGGTTCAATCGATTAAGGTAAAAAGAGCCATAATTATACTGTTTGCAACCGTTCTTGCGGTAGGGATGCTTATTCATATAAGTGATATATGGATCCAAACGATACTAATTAACTACTTTTATCCTTCTGTTTTACTGTTTGGAATATGTGTTACTTTGCTTCTAGTCATTATTAGTTATTTGCCAGTAAAGAAAGGAACTCATAGCGCATGA
- a CDS encoding DMT family transporter, whose amino-acid sequence MKEIAIGILASMFFAVTFILNRSMELSGGSWVWSSSLRFLFMVPFLFLIVLFRKNVKQVFQEMLKHPFQWFLWSTVGFVLFYAPITYAAAYGPGWLIAGTWQLTIIAGVLLGPLFFETIQSKNGPMKVRHKIQLRALFISLLILVGVLLIQLQHAEALTLNMVLVGILPVVIAAFAYPLGNRKMMEICDGRLDTFQRVLGMTLATIPVWLVIGAYGIVSVGPPSSDQVVQSFIVAICSGVIATTLFFIATDRVRENHGKLAAVEATQSIQVLFVIIGEVLLLSSPLPSGLAMVGILIIMLGMLLHSYYSQKIATKKIQLPPVIKSEQKL is encoded by the coding sequence TTGAAGGAAATAGCAATCGGTATCTTAGCATCTATGTTTTTTGCCGTTACGTTTATTTTAAATCGCTCAATGGAGCTTTCTGGAGGAAGCTGGGTTTGGAGTTCATCATTACGATTCCTCTTCATGGTTCCCTTCTTATTTCTAATTGTTCTTTTCAGAAAAAACGTCAAACAAGTATTTCAAGAAATGCTTAAACACCCCTTTCAGTGGTTCTTATGGAGCACGGTTGGATTCGTTCTATTTTATGCCCCTATTACATATGCAGCGGCTTATGGTCCTGGGTGGCTCATCGCCGGAACATGGCAACTAACAATTATTGCTGGAGTATTGTTAGGGCCATTATTTTTTGAAACGATACAATCTAAAAACGGACCAATGAAGGTGAGACATAAAATTCAGCTTCGTGCTCTTTTTATCTCCCTCCTTATATTGGTTGGTGTGTTGCTTATTCAATTACAGCACGCAGAGGCTTTAACACTTAATATGGTTCTCGTTGGTATTCTACCTGTCGTTATTGCTGCGTTCGCCTACCCATTAGGAAACCGAAAAATGATGGAAATTTGCGATGGAAGATTAGATACGTTCCAACGAGTACTTGGTATGACACTAGCGACTATTCCAGTTTGGCTAGTCATCGGAGCATACGGTATTGTCAGTGTAGGGCCACCTTCTTCTGACCAAGTCGTACAATCTTTTATTGTAGCGATTTGTTCTGGTGTTATCGCAACCACATTATTTTTTATAGCAACTGATAGAGTGAGAGAAAACCATGGAAAATTAGCAGCAGTCGAAGCTACACAATCTATCCAGGTGTTATTTGTTATTATTGGGGAAGTCTTACTACTATCAAGCCCTCTACCAAGCGGATTGGCAATGGTAGGTATTTTAATTATTATGTTAGGGATGCTGTTGCATAGCTACTATTCACAAAAGATAGCTACCAAAAAGATACAACTGCCTCCAGTGATAAAAAGTGAGCAAAAACTGTAG
- a CDS encoding Ger(x)C family spore germination protein: MNRLVKGICCSVIILVFFTGCKMDIKEIQNLNYATAIGVDYKDGKYNIYIQMVDFNSVAKTEGGVTSPQVLVSESTGSTFIDAFFEVYQTGQTRFVWAHISAILLSEAALQEGFEHIYDGITRYYEFRLTPWIFATKEPLEDVLSTFGFFNQSALETLLHNPMRIHEQSSMVRPIKLHEFAREVFEPGRTTYVPSLAINDTQWSKNNENEVKLALEGAYFIQNKQYKGFYTLEQLAGLRWLEPDTMRASILVPDKEKPDFLAVIENPKTEVVLKRHNEKFQFDVVMDAEGSVGNLLSLDHLQEMEKKTEESIREQMKGLYELGVENETDFFNIEHQLYREHNKNWKDVTELFEEVTLADITVDISLLHGGAFKNK, from the coding sequence ATGAATAGGTTAGTCAAAGGAATTTGCTGCAGTGTGATTATATTAGTATTTTTCACTGGTTGTAAAATGGATATAAAGGAAATCCAAAATTTAAATTATGCAACGGCGATAGGTGTAGATTATAAGGATGGGAAATACAATATTTATATACAAATGGTTGATTTTAATTCGGTGGCTAAGACAGAAGGAGGTGTCACAAGTCCTCAAGTTTTGGTGTCAGAATCAACTGGGTCAACATTTATTGATGCTTTCTTTGAAGTGTATCAAACCGGGCAGACAAGGTTTGTATGGGCACATATTTCAGCTATTTTACTTAGTGAAGCAGCATTACAAGAAGGGTTTGAACATATTTATGATGGGATTACGAGATATTATGAATTTCGATTAACACCGTGGATTTTTGCAACGAAGGAACCGCTAGAGGATGTATTATCTACTTTTGGCTTCTTTAATCAATCTGCATTAGAAACTCTTTTGCACAATCCAATGAGAATACATGAGCAAAGTTCAATGGTAAGGCCAATAAAATTACATGAATTTGCTAGAGAGGTTTTTGAACCAGGGCGAACAACATATGTACCTTCCTTGGCAATTAATGATACACAATGGTCTAAAAACAATGAAAATGAAGTTAAGTTAGCTCTGGAGGGGGCATATTTCATTCAAAACAAACAATATAAAGGCTTTTATACACTAGAACAATTAGCGGGACTACGCTGGCTAGAACCGGATACCATGCGTGCCTCGATATTGGTTCCTGATAAGGAGAAGCCGGATTTTCTAGCAGTAATTGAAAACCCAAAAACAGAAGTTGTCTTAAAACGCCATAATGAAAAATTTCAATTTGACGTTGTGATGGATGCTGAAGGAAGTGTAGGTAACCTATTAAGTTTGGACCATCTTCAGGAAATGGAGAAGAAAACAGAGGAAAGTATAAGGGAGCAAATGAAAGGTTTATATGAGTTGGGAGTTGAAAATGAAACAGATTTTTTTAATATTGAGCATCAACTATATAGGGAACATAATAAAAATTGGAAAGACGTAACCGAGTTATTTGAAGAGGTTACACTAGCTGATATTACAGTTGATATTAGTTTACTGCATGGTGGAGCATTTAAAAATAAATAG
- a CDS encoding spore germination protein, translated as MKKNQQLEKSLQNGLLNEEEIKQYLKLHSDITFVSTDNYTNMTAFYCEGMSDTVQLNEYFHVVLAYISGDSETGTNHLPPISRISTMEAMTEKLFSGFLIFYKEEDSFFYSVDIAEIPQRKPEESKTEVSLKGPRDGFTEEVNVNVSLIRKRLKTVKLYNETFDVGSLSQTKVSLLYLGDKSNSDTIEEVRKRIEKIETESLISAGQLEQWIADRSFSLFPHFDYITRPDFAVESLLRGRFLIIVDGSPMILIGPINILALLKSPEDVHFPFHIVALQRLLRIVGLQVAIFLPGIYIAVTNVNLDQLPFSLLATIVISREGLPLSLPLEAFFILILFELLKEAGIRLPTAIGQTISIVGGLIIGDAAIRAGIASPTLLVTIALSLVATYTLVNQSLTGTVTILRAYSMLIATFLGVYGFFISLLSIVIYLSQLESFKLAYLEPISSINYKDFLKAFMTNPFNRKNYTSTMLNKRRR; from the coding sequence ATGAAGAAAAATCAACAACTGGAAAAATCATTACAAAATGGGCTGCTAAATGAAGAGGAAATAAAACAGTATCTTAAACTACATTCTGATATTACATTTGTTTCAACTGATAACTACACTAATATGACGGCTTTTTATTGCGAGGGGATGTCAGATACAGTTCAGCTTAACGAATACTTTCATGTCGTACTAGCCTATATTAGCGGTGATAGCGAAACGGGCACGAATCATTTACCTCCTATAAGTAGAATTTCTACAATGGAAGCTATGACGGAAAAATTATTTTCAGGTTTTTTAATTTTTTATAAAGAAGAGGATTCTTTTTTCTATAGTGTCGATATTGCTGAAATACCTCAAAGAAAGCCAGAGGAATCAAAAACAGAAGTTTCATTAAAAGGCCCGAGAGATGGATTTACAGAGGAAGTCAATGTGAATGTCTCTCTTATCCGGAAAAGATTAAAGACAGTTAAGCTCTACAATGAAACATTTGATGTAGGCTCACTTAGTCAGACGAAGGTTTCTTTGTTATACCTTGGTGATAAAAGTAATAGTGACACAATAGAAGAAGTTCGAAAGCGAATAGAGAAGATAGAAACAGAAAGCCTCATTAGTGCTGGTCAGTTAGAACAATGGATTGCCGACCGTTCTTTTTCTCTCTTTCCTCATTTTGATTACATTACTCGTCCAGACTTTGCGGTTGAATCTTTGTTACGTGGACGCTTCTTAATCATAGTCGATGGCTCTCCTATGATTTTAATTGGTCCGATTAATATTTTGGCTTTGCTTAAGTCCCCGGAAGATGTTCACTTTCCTTTTCATATTGTAGCCCTCCAACGACTATTAAGGATAGTGGGGTTACAAGTTGCGATCTTTTTACCCGGGATTTATATTGCGGTAACAAATGTGAACTTGGACCAACTTCCTTTTTCTTTATTAGCAACGATTGTTATTTCTAGAGAAGGCTTACCATTGTCACTACCTTTAGAAGCGTTTTTTATTTTAATATTATTTGAGCTTCTTAAGGAGGCAGGAATTCGTTTACCGACAGCGATAGGACAAACAATTTCGATTGTTGGTGGGCTAATTATAGGTGATGCAGCTATTCGAGCGGGAATTGCTTCTCCTACTTTACTTGTTACAATTGCTTTATCATTAGTTGCAACATATACATTAGTTAATCAATCTTTGACAGGGACTGTTACTATCTTACGTGCTTACTCTATGCTTATCGCAACATTTTTGGGGGTATATGGATTTTTTATTAGTTTGTTAAGTATTGTTATTTACTTGTCTCAATTAGAATCGTTTAAACTTGCATACCTTGAGCCAATTTCATCAATAAATTATAAAGACTTTCTTAAGGCATTCATGACCAATCCTTTTAATAGGAAGAATTACACATCAACGATGCTTAATAAAAGGAGAAGGTAA
- a CDS encoding fatty acid desaturase has product MSKQKLTHLKKGIEPFEKSDTKSSVLQVFNTIIPFILVWFLAYQSLSISIWLTLACSVVAAGFLVRIFIIFHDCCHGSFFKNKKANNILGTITGILTIFPYEKWKREHSIHHATSGNLDKRGTGDISIMTVDEYVNASFKERLSYRLYRNPLVMFGLGPIYLLLVLNRINRKDPTKKERLNVYVTNVSIVAIYSLLIWAIGWQAFLLIQAPILFISGLLGIWLFYVQHQFEDAYFEDEKEWDYVKAAIDGSSYYKLPKVLQWFTGNIGYHHVHHLSPKVPNYNLEKVHESTPPLQEATTITIGSSLKAIHFRLYDEKNRTFVSFKDVKHLLPNSKSDLAIKRRHASLK; this is encoded by the coding sequence ATGAGTAAACAAAAATTAACCCATTTAAAAAAAGGCATTGAACCTTTTGAGAAATCCGATACAAAATCTAGCGTATTACAAGTATTTAATACAATTATTCCATTTATTTTAGTATGGTTTCTTGCCTACCAAAGTCTTTCAATTTCGATTTGGTTAACACTGGCATGCTCAGTTGTAGCTGCAGGGTTCCTCGTTCGAATCTTTATTATTTTTCATGATTGTTGTCATGGTTCGTTCTTTAAAAATAAAAAAGCAAATAATATCCTCGGTACTATTACCGGTATTTTGACGATATTTCCTTATGAAAAGTGGAAACGTGAGCACTCAATTCATCATGCAACAAGTGGTAACTTAGATAAGCGTGGAACTGGTGATATTTCGATTATGACTGTAGATGAATATGTGAATGCTTCATTTAAGGAAAGACTGTCTTATCGTCTGTATCGTAATCCTTTAGTTATGTTTGGATTAGGGCCAATTTATCTGTTACTTGTTTTAAATCGTATCAACCGTAAAGACCCGACTAAGAAAGAACGATTGAACGTGTATGTAACAAATGTTTCAATTGTTGCTATCTACTCATTATTAATTTGGGCAATTGGCTGGCAGGCGTTTCTTCTTATTCAAGCGCCAATTCTATTTATTTCAGGCTTACTTGGAATTTGGTTATTCTACGTACAGCACCAATTTGAAGATGCTTACTTTGAAGATGAAAAAGAATGGGATTATGTAAAAGCGGCAATCGACGGAAGTTCTTATTATAAACTTCCAAAAGTATTGCAATGGTTTACAGGGAACATTGGCTACCATCATGTTCACCATTTAAGTCCTAAAGTTCCAAACTATAATTTGGAGAAGGTACATGAATCTACTCCTCCGTTACAAGAGGCAACAACAATTACGATCGGCTCAAGCTTAAAAGCGATTCATTTTCGCTTATATGATGAGAAGAATAGGACGTTCGTTAGCTTTAAAGATGTTAAGCATCTGCTTCCTAATTCGAAATCAGATTTGGCAATTAAGAGAAGGCATGCAAGCTTAAAGTAA
- a CDS encoding MarR family winged helix-turn-helix transcriptional regulator — protein sequence MERAIDNRVGYNIGIVGHLIQNLYNEKLSDHGLTVAQAKVIYLLNCHGTQLQVDLQKSLYIKASTMNGIIDSMLKKGLIEKQDNEIDRRSKTITLTEKGRKLEETLWIEMGHVEKKLTEGFTTEEQQVLIIWLKKLAHNLQS from the coding sequence ATGGAGCGGGCTATAGATAATAGAGTGGGATACAATATTGGAATTGTAGGACACTTAATTCAAAACCTTTATAATGAAAAGTTGAGTGATCATGGATTAACTGTTGCCCAAGCAAAAGTAATTTATTTACTTAACTGTCATGGAACTCAACTTCAAGTTGACCTTCAGAAGAGTCTCTATATTAAAGCTTCTACAATGAACGGAATCATAGACTCTATGTTAAAAAAGGGCTTAATCGAGAAACAGGATAATGAGATTGATCGCCGAAGCAAAACTATTACTCTTACAGAAAAAGGGAGAAAACTTGAAGAAACACTTTGGATAGAAATGGGCCATGTTGAGAAGAAATTAACAGAAGGCTTTACTACAGAAGAACAACAAGTCCTAATTATTTGGTTAAAAAAATTAGCACATAATTTACAGTCATAG
- a CDS encoding LysM peptidoglycan-binding domain-containing protein: MKKATRIITPILGVGLVFGAIGVSASETVTVERGDTYWGLAQGYNNVSVEELIGANDYHPNELQTGVELTIPTNEDTTSNDEVVTHVIQPGNTLAEIAEAYDGVTVDELIRLNPGINPYELTVGSEILVATNGNEHGEDYVYHTVQPGNTYYEIANAYDGVSVDDLREANPNIDPYELPIGYQIIIPIN; encoded by the coding sequence ATGAAGAAAGCCACAAGAATAATCACACCTATCCTAGGAGTCGGATTAGTCTTTGGGGCTATCGGCGTATCAGCATCCGAAACAGTAACAGTAGAAAGAGGAGATACGTATTGGGGACTAGCTCAAGGCTATAACAACGTATCAGTTGAGGAGTTAATCGGGGCAAATGATTATCATCCAAATGAACTTCAAACTGGTGTAGAACTAACAATTCCTACTAATGAGGATACTACTTCAAATGATGAAGTAGTAACACATGTGATTCAACCAGGTAACACCCTTGCAGAAATTGCTGAAGCCTACGATGGTGTCACCGTAGACGAATTAATTAGACTAAATCCAGGGATTAACCCTTATGAATTAACCGTTGGGTCGGAAATTTTAGTCGCTACAAATGGGAATGAACATGGTGAAGATTACGTGTATCACACAGTTCAGCCTGGTAACACCTATTATGAAATTGCCAATGCATATGACGGTGTTAGTGTAGATGACTTACGAGAAGCTAACCCTAATATAGACCCGTATGAGTTACCTATTGGCTACCAAATAATTATTCCGATAAACTAG
- a CDS encoding methyl-accepting chemotaxis protein: MSFRKNLFTQIIVITTALILLVSAVLGGTSYWVAQKELKASGEMNLMHLVETAIPLLEQLDGEVQKGNLTLEQAQEQARLHLNGPRTSNSEGLLYEYSKSPFTYGDEGYIFAYDSQSSVQVHPSLPVGQDMSQFQAENGRFLGADLYEASIKQDVGERFYEFPFPKTGETQSSNKIAYATYFEPWDWSVIIGAYEDEFYESIQTLGLITIVISISTVLLAGVIIYFLLRKKLQALKTVTKSITEVANGNLTMEEVRYNGFDEIAQTAKAFNQMTGQLKTLVENIQGVGQQTSQASLELSALSEETSASSEVIGSAINEITNGAVTQASDIENMNEGTASVADTMKELTNQNKDIIEITNQSNQAIQIGQSQVLTLQQANSQSNNALNTIEKTVNQLSIRVNDISGIVTTIQQIANQTNLLALNASIEAARAGEHGKGFAVVADEVRKLAEETNNATSEIQHMIQSIENETQISVREMVTTMEISKNLNSAVTDTETQFNTISDTLNSIVKAVNQSSQTIASVDGSIQHLLTGVQNMSAVAETTSASSQEATASVQEQIDAITTISEQAESLNELSDELNSLIRQFKL; this comes from the coding sequence ATGTCATTCAGGAAAAATTTATTTACTCAGATTATTGTCATTACAACAGCGCTTATACTACTAGTATCTGCAGTATTAGGAGGAACTAGCTACTGGGTTGCTCAAAAAGAATTAAAAGCTAGCGGTGAAATGAACTTAATGCATCTAGTCGAGACGGCAATTCCTCTCTTGGAACAATTAGATGGTGAGGTGCAAAAGGGAAATTTAACGTTGGAACAAGCTCAAGAGCAAGCTCGGTTACATTTGAATGGTCCACGTACATCTAATAGTGAAGGGTTATTATATGAGTATTCAAAATCACCTTTTACGTATGGTGATGAAGGATACATATTTGCTTATGATTCCCAATCGAGCGTACAAGTTCATCCGTCTCTACCTGTTGGACAGGATATGTCACAGTTTCAAGCTGAAAATGGAAGGTTTCTTGGAGCTGATTTGTATGAAGCGAGTATAAAGCAAGATGTTGGAGAACGATTTTATGAATTTCCATTTCCTAAAACAGGCGAAACACAATCTAGTAATAAAATTGCTTATGCTACATATTTCGAACCGTGGGATTGGTCAGTTATAATAGGTGCCTACGAAGATGAATTTTATGAATCGATTCAGACATTAGGGTTAATCACAATCGTAATTTCGATTTCTACTGTTCTATTAGCTGGAGTTATTATTTATTTCTTGCTGCGAAAGAAGTTGCAAGCTTTAAAAACTGTTACAAAATCTATAACAGAAGTAGCAAATGGTAATTTGACGATGGAAGAGGTTCGTTATAATGGCTTCGATGAGATCGCTCAAACAGCCAAAGCGTTTAACCAAATGACGGGACAACTGAAAACTCTTGTAGAGAATATACAAGGAGTAGGACAACAAACATCTCAAGCCTCTCTTGAGTTATCAGCATTATCAGAAGAAACTTCTGCCTCTAGTGAAGTTATTGGAAGTGCCATTAACGAAATTACAAACGGAGCAGTTACCCAAGCTTCAGATATAGAGAATATGAATGAGGGAACGGCTTCGGTGGCAGATACAATGAAGGAATTAACAAACCAAAATAAAGACATTATCGAAATAACTAATCAAAGTAATCAAGCAATTCAAATCGGTCAATCTCAAGTACTTACGTTACAACAAGCAAACTCTCAGTCTAATAATGCGTTAAATACGATAGAAAAAACCGTCAATCAGTTAAGTATCCGTGTAAATGACATATCAGGAATCGTAACAACCATTCAACAAATTGCTAATCAAACAAATTTACTTGCGCTAAATGCAAGTATAGAGGCAGCAAGAGCGGGAGAACACGGAAAAGGGTTTGCAGTTGTAGCAGACGAAGTACGTAAGCTCGCTGAGGAAACAAACAACGCAACATCTGAAATACAACATATGATTCAATCGATTGAAAATGAGACTCAAATTAGTGTGAGAGAAATGGTGACTACTATGGAAATCTCAAAGAACTTAAATAGTGCAGTTACTGATACAGAAACACAATTTAACACCATTTCAGACACACTAAATAGTATTGTAAAAGCAGTTAATCAGAGTAGCCAAACAATAGCGTCAGTTGATGGCTCCATTCAACATCTACTAACTGGGGTACAAAACATGTCGGCTGTGGCTGAAACAACTTCTGCATCGTCACAGGAAGCAACAGCTTCAGTCCAAGAACAAATAGATGCAATTACTACTATCTCTGAACAGGCAGAATCGTTAAATGAATTAAGTGATGAGTTGAACTCTTTAATTAGACAATTTAAACTTTAA